The DNA segment TAAAATATTAGATTTAGATAGAAATAAACGCATAAATCTTAGAATTATCACAAAAAATGTAAATTTTAAAGATTATTTGAGTAAAAATTTTTTTGCGCCAAGTTATGATATCAACCAAACAACATCCATCAAACAAGATAATTTTATTACTAGATATTTTTTAAATCAACATCAAAATTCAAAAATAATAGAATTTTATGGAGCTTTGTTTTTTGCTAAAAGTATTTCATATCAACTACGTCAGGATATAAATTTTTATGGTATAGCACATTTAATAGCAATTAGTGGATATCATTTAGGATTATTATTTAGCTTTTGTTTTTTTATTTTTACACCTATATATGCTTTTTTTCAAAAAAGATATTTTCCCTATAGAAGTTTGAAATTTGATATTAGTTTATTAGTTTTTACACTTTTAATATCTTATACATTTTTGATCAATTTTCCACCTTCTTATATAAGAGCTTTGTGCATGGCTTTACTTGGATTTTATTTTTATTGCAAAAATATAAATATTTTAAGCTTTAATTTTTTATTTTTGAGCATAGTTTTATGTATAAGTATTTTTCCACAATTAATCTTTAGTGTAGGATTTTTATTTTCAATTTTAGGAGTTTTTTATATTTACTTATATATTCATCATTTTAAAAATTATTTTTCAAATCTAACTCACATAATTTTGTTAAACTTTTGGACTTTTCTAGCTATGATATTACCAGTATTATATTTTTTCCCTTTACTTAGTTTGCAACAATTTCTAGCTATTCCTCTTAGTATTTTATTTATAATATTTTACCCTCTAGTTTTACTGCTTCATATTATTGGATATGGAAATTTTTTAGATAATATTTTAATCTATTTTTTTGATATAAAATTTTACAGCATTAATTTTAAAATTTCATTTTATATTTATTTAGCTTATTTACTAATGTCGCTATTTGCTATTTTTAACAAATATTTAGCTCTTTTTGTAGTTTCTCTTGGGTTTATTCCCTTTATTTTCTTGATCTAATAAAATATAAACTTTCAAACCCAAAAGATAAATTATCCACGAAATATATATCCATAAAAAGAAAAATAAAATAACAGAAAAAGAACCATACACATTTAAATAAGTTTTATTATATACCGCATAGTACACAAAAATAGTTTTAGAAATATACCATATAACAGAAGCGCCAAAAGAAATTATAAGTAAAAGCTTTACACTACCTTTTTTATTCAATGAACTAGAATATGATATAAAAAATAAAACCCAAATAATAACATAAGGTAAAATTTCAAAAAAATTTAAACCAATATTAAAATCATCTAATGTCTTTTGTATCAAGCCTGAAATATAAAAACTAAGACCTAATCCTAAAGGTGTTAAAGTAACTAAAGTCCAATAAGAACTAATACTATGCCATAAATTTTTAGTTTCTTCTTGTAAAAGTTTATTGACCACATAATCATAACCTGAAAAAAACGCAAGCGAAGTGATGGCCATAGCTACAAGTCCTATTAAGCCTATATTAACACTATTTTTTAAAAAGGTATTTATATAGCCTATTATTAATTCTTGTTGAGTTGGAATCAAAAATGCAAAAATTAAATTTTTAATTTTTTCTTGATATATTTCAAAACTTGGAATTTGGGTAAAAACCCAAAAACACAAAAACAAAAGTGGGATTAAAGATAAAATAGTATAAAAACTCAAGGCCGCAGCATAATTTAAAATTTCTTTATCTCTTAGATATAAAAATATTTTTAAGATATTTTTAAAATTCATCAAAGACCCATTTTAAAAGGGTTTAATATATTATTTGGATCAAATGCTTTTTTTATATTTCGCATCAATTCCATCTCAGCTTCATTAAATGCCAATTTCATAAATGGAGCCTTAGAAATTCCTATACCATGCTCTCCACTTAAAGTCCCTCCTAAAGAAACCGTAAGTTTAAAAATTTCTTCTACTGCCTCATAACCTTTTACTACTAATTCAGAATTATTTTTATCACTTACCATAACATTAGTGTGAACATTTCCATCGCCTGCATGACCAAAACAAGGGATTTTAAAATCATATTTTTTAGAAATTTCAGATATTCCTTTTAAAAGCTCTGGTAATTTTGCACGAGGCACTGTAATATCCTCATTAAGCTTTAATTTCCCGTACATTGCAACACTTTGGGAGCAGTTTCTTCTTGCAAACCAAATATCTGCAGCTTCTTGCTCATCTTTTGCAATTTTAAATTCCCTAGCTTTAGAATCTAAAAAATTCTCTTGCAATATCTTCAAATCTGCTTCTACAGATTCTTCCACATTTCCATCTACATCAGCAATTAAAATAGCTCCTGCATCTACTGGCAAACCCTTATTAAATTTAAGCTCAAGCGCTTGAATACTTAATTGATCTAAAAATTCCATAGATACTGGCGTAACACCTTTTGCTAAAGTTTTATAAACAGCATTCATAGCATCATCTATGCTATCAAAAATTCCCATGGCAGTTTTTTTAATTTTAGGTAAAGCTACAAGTTTGAGTGTAATTTGAGTAAGTACAGCTAAAGATCCTTCACTAGCTATTAAGATTCCGGCCAAATTATAACCTGCTACATCTTTTATTGTTTTTTTACCAGCTCTAATAACTTCTCCATTAGGCAAGACAGCTCTTAAAGCCATCACATAATCTTTAGTGATGCCATATTTTGCAGCTCTCATTCCACCAGCATTTTCACTTACATTACCACCTATTGAAGAATAATCCATACTAGCAGGATCAGGTGGATAAAATAAATTGTATTCACTTAGTACTTTTTGTAATTTTGCATTAATTACTCCAGGTTCTACTACAGCAACTAAATTTTCAAGATCAATTTCTAAAATCTTATTCATATGTTTTTCAAAACTTAAAACTATACCACCATTAACAGCCAAGGCTCCACCTGTAAAACCAGAACCTGAACCTCTAGGAATTATGATAATATTTTCTTTGTTACAATATTTTAAAATTTCACTAACATCGTTTTCATTTCTTGGAAAAAGCACGCCATCTGGTAAATAGTGATTTTTTGTCGCATCATAACTATAAGCTCGTTTATGTATTTCATCGAAGAAAACATTATCTTTTCCTAATAAATTTTGGAAAAACCTTTTATGACTTTCTTGCATTTTTATTGTTCTCTAGTTAAGCTAATTAAATTTTTATAATAAATATAATAATTCTCTATAGCTTCATCATTCAAACTAAAAAT comes from the Campylobacter insulaenigrae NCTC 12927 genome and includes:
- a CDS encoding gycolate oxidase, subunit GlcD-related protein, whose amino-acid sequence is MQESHKRFFQNLLGKDNVFFDEIHKRAYSYDATKNHYLPDGVLFPRNENDVSEILKYCNKENIIIIPRGSGSGFTGGALAVNGGIVLSFEKHMNKILEIDLENLVAVVEPGVINAKLQKVLSEYNLFYPPDPASMDYSSIGGNVSENAGGMRAAKYGITKDYVMALRAVLPNGEVIRAGKKTIKDVAGYNLAGILIASEGSLAVLTQITLKLVALPKIKKTAMGIFDSIDDAMNAVYKTLAKGVTPVSMEFLDQLSIQALELKFNKGLPVDAGAILIADVDGNVEESVEADLKILQENFLDSKAREFKIAKDEQEAADIWFARRNCSQSVAMYGKLKLNEDITVPRAKLPELLKGISEISKKYDFKIPCFGHAGDGNVHTNVMVSDKNNSELVVKGYEAVEEIFKLTVSLGGTLSGEHGIGISKAPFMKLAFNEAEMELMRNIKKAFDPNNILNPFKMGL
- a CDS encoding YihY/virulence factor BrkB family protein; translation: MNFKNILKIFLYLRDKEILNYAAALSFYTILSLIPLLFLCFWVFTQIPSFEIYQEKIKNLIFAFLIPTQQELIIGYINTFLKNSVNIGLIGLVAMAITSLAFFSGYDYVVNKLLQEETKNLWHSISSYWTLVTLTPLGLGLSFYISGLIQKTLDDFNIGLNFFEILPYVIIWVLFFISYSSSLNKKGSVKLLLIISFGASVIWYISKTIFVYYAVYNKTYLNVYGSFSVILFFFLWIYISWIIYLLGLKVYILLDQENKGNKPKRNYKKS
- a CDS encoding ComEC/Rec2 family competence protein translates to MNFKFSVFKNYREFSILFLCFLIILLLNLFYEYKHYQNFKLTKHLYLKDNIIISSHIKENTNGKRYQILKLKNSDFTLYTLDYKILDLDRNKRINLRIITKNVNFKDYLSKNFFAPSYDINQTTSIKQDNFITRYFLNQHQNSKIIEFYGALFFAKSISYQLRQDINFYGIAHLIAISGYHLGLLFSFCFFIFTPIYAFFQKRYFPYRSLKFDISLLVFTLLISYTFLINFPPSYIRALCMALLGFYFYCKNINILSFNFLFLSIVLCISIFPQLIFSVGFLFSILGVFYIYLYIHHFKNYFSNLTHIILLNFWTFLAMILPVLYFFPLLSLQQFLAIPLSILFIIFYPLVLLLHIIGYGNFLDNILIYFFDIKFYSINFKISFYIYLAYLLMSLFAIFNKYLALFVVSLGFIPFIFLI